The Christiangramia forsetii KT0803 DNA segment TTCGTTAGAGAGCTGATCTCCTAAAAATATGGTATTAAAAAAAGTATAAGCAAGGTTAGAATTTGGGATTTCAATGATCTTAAAATTCCTTTCTTCAGCTATTTTATTTAAACTGAATAATTTATTGAGTCTGTAATATTTTTTAAAAAACAGGAATAAACTGGCACAAACTCCTAAAATATAAGTTGCGAGCCACCAGTTGATAGAAAATGTACTTTCTTCTGAAACTACCACGGTGGGCAAAATTTCTATCGCAGATTCTCTGGTTCCTATAAAAACCTCCGGTAAATTAATCCGGGCATTCGCCGGTACTACCTCTACAAGAAATTCTAGTCTTAAAAGAGGTAAAACCAATGCCAGGACCGGGGTTAGCAAAAGATAAATTCTATTGTAATTGAAAAAGGTTTCGTTTTTCAAAAACATATCATATACCAGTAAAAAAACCAACTGGAATACTATTACCTGTATAGTATATTCTAGTATCATTTTTTCTCTTCTTTATTTATTTCCTTTAAAATACTTTCCAGGTCCTGACTACTCATATCGTTCTTCTTCATAAAAAACGACACCATACTTTTAAATGAACCGTTGAAATAATTATCCATCAACTGGGTCATGCTCTGGTTGCTGTAAGTTTCTTTCTGCACCAGCGGAAAGTATATATAACCCCTGCCTTCCTGTCTATGACCTACGAATTCTTTATTTTCCAGGATCCTGACAATAGTAGATGCAGTGTTATATGCCGGTTTAGGTTCTGACATCTCCTCAATGATGCTGGCTACATTCGCTTCCTTTAAATCCCAAAGAATTTGCATGATCTCTTCCTCGGCTTTGGTTAATTGTTTCATTGATGAATGAATTTGTTTCTGCTAATATAAACTAAGTTTTTAGTTTAAACTAATATTTTAGTTAAAAATTGAAATTAAGTTGTTTATCTTCGTGGTGATATTTTTTAATTTGGATTCGAATATTGTTATATCGTCCTGCTGAACTTGTTTCAGCATCTCTCCTGAATTATATGTTATTTAAATAAGAGAGACCCTGAAATAAATTCAGGGTGACGCTAAGCTTTAAGGATCATAAGCATATTTAAGAAAATGGAAATAATCTTATTAATAGTGGCTGGTTTATTTATGATTTTGGGGGTGCTGGGGAGTTTTCTGCCCGTGCTTCCGGGAGTACCTCTTAGCTGGATTGGTTTATTGATCTTTTATCTTATCCCCGGTATTGGTATCAACTATTTATTCTTAGGGATTACACTAGCAGTGGCAATACTTTTCTATATTCTGAATCTTATAATCCCTGCTTTGGGAACTAAAAAGTTTGGGGGAAGCAGGAAAGGAATGATAGGTGCCACAATTGGTCTTGTGGTTGGAATTTTTGTTCCTTTTCCATTTGCGATTCTTGTTTGTCCTTTTATAGGAGCTTTTATTGGGGAAATTTTAAATAAAAGTAATTCCAGGGCTGCAGGGAAAGCAGCGTTTGGATCTTTTCTCGGACTGTTAGCCTCCAGTTTT contains these protein-coding regions:
- a CDS encoding DUF456 domain-containing protein, whose translation is MEIILLIVAGLFMILGVLGSFLPVLPGVPLSWIGLLIFYLIPGIGINYLFLGITLAVAILFYILNLIIPALGTKKFGGSRKGMIGATIGLVVGIFVPFPFAILVCPFIGAFIGEILNKSNSRAAGKAAFGSFLGLLASSFMEFIVSFAFLILFLYQFWSYKEIIF
- a CDS encoding BlaI/MecI/CopY family transcriptional regulator; the encoded protein is MKQLTKAEEEIMQILWDLKEANVASIIEEMSEPKPAYNTASTIVRILENKEFVGHRQEGRGYIYFPLVQKETYSNQSMTQLMDNYFNGSFKSMVSFFMKKNDMSSQDLESILKEINKEEKK